One window of Cydia pomonella isolate Wapato2018A chromosome 5, ilCydPomo1, whole genome shotgun sequence genomic DNA carries:
- the LOC133517994 gene encoding visual pigment-like receptor peropsin isoform X1 has product MQSLYDYQEDDCPWYYFDSSYKTLLGSCLFVFGVFGVLLNGWLFITFIHSHLLTFRSHILVLNLCSACLGRNLLGFPFAGASAITKRWLFGSACCQFFAFLNQFYGVFQMTALLVIILERYLLAKFYRRERILHLRLYYILVGVCFVNAAVFATPPLFGYGLYSCDPTGTVCTFFWPSGTSGAKQIGYTVPYVILCGVIPVIGIFYYTGKAVRLETIYYRSEQQKEQKRLTKSVHVLTISTLALWIPSAVLAGYQWFPALVLSYRSHVPPTLALIAPIASEAATSIPVLCYLFADERLRAALLGRVRRHYALLRPDRAKRFQA; this is encoded by the exons ATGCAAAGCTTGTACGATTATCAAGAAGATGACTGTCCATGGTATTACTTTGATAGTTCGTATAAAACTTTATTAGGGAGTTGTCTTTTTGTTTTCg GAGTATTCGGGGTGCTGCTCAACGGCTGGCTTTTCATCACCTTCATCCACAGTCACCTGCTAACCTTCAGGAGCCATATTCTAGTGCTAAATCTTTGCTCGGCGTGTCTCGGCAGGAATTTGCTCGGATTTCCTTTCGCGGGGGCCTCAGCGATAACAAAACG ATGGTTATTTGGATCAGCGTGCTGTCAATTCTTCGcatttttaaatcaattttacgGTGTCTTTCAAATGACTGCATTACTTGTTATTATTCTAGAGCGATACCTTCTAGCAAAGTTCTACAGACGTG AGAGGATTCTGCACCTACGATTATACTATATCCTCGTGGGTGTATGTTTCGTGAACGCCGCAGTGTTCGCGACGCCGCCGCTATTCGGTTACGGGCTATACTCCTGCGACCCGACCGGGACCGTGTGCACGTTCTTCTGGCCCTCGGGAACCTCTGGTGCCAAACAGATAGGATACACAGTGCCCTACGTTATCCTTTGTGGAGTGATACCGGTCATTGGCAT TTTCTACTACACGGGTAAAGCCGTTCGACTAGAAACTATTTATTACAGAAGTGAACAAcaaaaagaacaaaaaagaTTAACGAAG AGTGTTCACGTCCTCACAATATCCACGCTGGCGCTATGGATCCCCAGCGCAGTCTTGGCAGGGTACCAGTGGTTCCCGGCTTTGGTCCTGAGCTACCGAAGCCACGTACCACCAACATTGGCGCTTATAGCGCCCATTGCATCAGag GCGGCGACCAGCATCCCCGTGCTGTGCTACCTGTTCGCGGACGAGCGGCTGCGCGCGGCGCTGCTCGGCCGCGTGCGGCGGCACTACGCGCTGCTGAGGCCAGACCGCGCCAAACGCTTCCAGGCATAG
- the LOC133517994 gene encoding visual pigment-like receptor peropsin isoform X2 — MTVHGVFGVLLNGWLFITFIHSHLLTFRSHILVLNLCSACLGRNLLGFPFAGASAITKRWLFGSACCQFFAFLNQFYGVFQMTALLVIILERYLLAKFYRRERILHLRLYYILVGVCFVNAAVFATPPLFGYGLYSCDPTGTVCTFFWPSGTSGAKQIGYTVPYVILCGVIPVIGIFYYTGKAVRLETIYYRSEQQKEQKRLTKSVHVLTISTLALWIPSAVLAGYQWFPALVLSYRSHVPPTLALIAPIASEAATSIPVLCYLFADERLRAALLGRVRRHYALLRPDRAKRFQA, encoded by the exons ATGACTGTCCATG GAGTATTCGGGGTGCTGCTCAACGGCTGGCTTTTCATCACCTTCATCCACAGTCACCTGCTAACCTTCAGGAGCCATATTCTAGTGCTAAATCTTTGCTCGGCGTGTCTCGGCAGGAATTTGCTCGGATTTCCTTTCGCGGGGGCCTCAGCGATAACAAAACG ATGGTTATTTGGATCAGCGTGCTGTCAATTCTTCGcatttttaaatcaattttacgGTGTCTTTCAAATGACTGCATTACTTGTTATTATTCTAGAGCGATACCTTCTAGCAAAGTTCTACAGACGTG AGAGGATTCTGCACCTACGATTATACTATATCCTCGTGGGTGTATGTTTCGTGAACGCCGCAGTGTTCGCGACGCCGCCGCTATTCGGTTACGGGCTATACTCCTGCGACCCGACCGGGACCGTGTGCACGTTCTTCTGGCCCTCGGGAACCTCTGGTGCCAAACAGATAGGATACACAGTGCCCTACGTTATCCTTTGTGGAGTGATACCGGTCATTGGCAT TTTCTACTACACGGGTAAAGCCGTTCGACTAGAAACTATTTATTACAGAAGTGAACAAcaaaaagaacaaaaaagaTTAACGAAG AGTGTTCACGTCCTCACAATATCCACGCTGGCGCTATGGATCCCCAGCGCAGTCTTGGCAGGGTACCAGTGGTTCCCGGCTTTGGTCCTGAGCTACCGAAGCCACGTACCACCAACATTGGCGCTTATAGCGCCCATTGCATCAGag GCGGCGACCAGCATCCCCGTGCTGTGCTACCTGTTCGCGGACGAGCGGCTGCGCGCGGCGCTGCTCGGCCGCGTGCGGCGGCACTACGCGCTGCTGAGGCCAGACCGCGCCAAACGCTTCCAGGCATAG